Proteins encoded by one window of Venturia canescens isolate UGA chromosome 2, ASM1945775v1, whole genome shotgun sequence:
- the crim gene encoding uncharacterized protein crim, with amino-acid sequence MTNKLLFFLVTIVIFEKQVLGDRMLCYRCNSNQPGCGTPFNWLWYWGEWCPEDTDPCVKVIERKGSEEIITRECLSALKGFRTDIPADKYEGCRPAAKDVRLGHYVNNSITQLDIHRDYYDEVTWCFCFFDNRCNSATVMKISALIISLVAAIHYIVA; translated from the exons ATGACGAACAAACTATTGTTCTTCCTCGTGACAAtcgtcatttttgaaaaacaag TATTAGGTGATCGGATGCTTTGCTACAGATGCAATAGCAATCAGCCTGGATGTGGAACACCCTTCAACTGGCTTTGGTATTGGGGCGAATGGTGTCCAGAAGATACAGACCCTTGCGTCAAAGTAATCGAACGAAAAGGAT cTGAAGAAATCATAACGAGAGAATGTTTGAGCGCATTGAAAGGCTTCCGAACAGATATTCCAGCTGACAAGTACGAGGGATGTCGTCCAGCAGCGAAAGACGTTCGACTGGGTCACTATGTAAATAACAGTATAACTCAACTTGATATTCACCGTGATTATTATGATGAAGTCACATGGTGTTTCTGTTTCTTCGATAACAGATGTAACTCTGCCActgttatgaaaatttcagctTTGATAATTAGCCTCGTAGCCGCTATTCATTACATCGTAGCATAA
- the Ube3a gene encoding ubiquitin-protein ligase E3A → MSAKGQDDPGEDLDSRVGAESPCSDMKRAATQVKKLIERYFYQLIDGCGNPQCDNQHCASSGMLTNLTPNEAAVQALQLFTQEARLCDRTQPSKVARTSKEAGAGSLTKPRLPVKSMNPTCSIEGKPVPYLTEAKLLEIIGLCKSEGSYSLLIRTLGEVFSSAEALSRSFQKVEKDDSPLVALFERAPVDFLSTPGDLNKEAIRSLQGEDKEEDSSDPTPTVPHPDDTSVDLPAVRRAFAALWSLPGEAFESALVHALVTLADNIELDLRVFGIVPSDSTDSLLNVFLIVFEIPVLGTGEYLEFALHMLCKAASCLPVPAQARLARVWARHCKTRLPSLLQALQELITVKVIGGSFTRDYCVQDADTITAPTKVMKIIYYASMLAGELDPPEACRDEETIDPTGIDKTGQRTTQSTLIFQDPLATELGISSLDARKPLINFGDFYNELLSDSVEMDKDFAYYKSEQPKKFSFMNYAFILTTATKTLGLYYDNRIRMYSERRISVFQTMVGQPTNPYLRLEVRRDFLIDDALVELEMVAMENPTDLKKQLVVEFEGEQGVDEGGVSKEFFQLVVEEIFNPDYGMFTTQEETKTTWFNPTSFESDAQFTLIGIVLGLAIYNNVILDVRFPMVVYRKLLGRKGGFADLEDWSPTLYRSLTEMLNYTGDDMAETFMQTFRVGYKDVFGTVLFHELRENGDEIYVNQENKEEFAELYADFLLNGSVERQFKAFRRGFQMVTDESPLALLFRPEEIEQLVCGSKVFDFAELEAATEYDGYTVESAAVKNFWRVAHALPLESQRRLLQFTTGSDRVPVGGLSRLKMVISRHGPDSDRLPIAHTCFNTLLLPDYGTIEKLQDRLLKAINYSMGFGML, encoded by the exons ATGAGCGCCAAGGGCCAAGACGACCCTGGAGAAGATCTTGATTCCAG GGTAGGAGCTGAGAGCCCTTGCAGCGACATGAAGAGAGCGGCAACGCAAGTGAAGAAATTGATTGAGCGTTATTTTTATCAGTTGATCGATGGCTGTGGCAATCCACAATGTGACAATCAACATTGCGCATCAAGCGGAatg CTAACGAATTTGACACCAAACGAAGCGGCTGTACAGGCGTTACAATTGTTCACGCAAGAGGCGCGTTTGTGTGACCGTACACAACCGAGCAAAGTAGCGCGGACTTCGAAGGAGGCAGGAGCGGGATCTCTGACGAAGCCACGATTACCTGTTAAGAGTATGAATCCGACCTGTTCCATCGAAG GAAAACCTGTACCGTATCTGACCGAGGCGAAGCTCCTCGAAATAATCGGCCTATGTAAATCCGAAGGATCTTATTCGCTCCTGATACGCACACTCGGCGAAGTTTTTTCGTCAGCAGAGGCGCTAAGCCGGAGTTTTCAAAAAGTTGAGAAGGATGATTCACCGCTCGTCGCTCTGTTCGAGCGAGCTCCAGTCGATTTTCTCAGTACACCAGGTGATCTCAACAAAGAAGCAATAAGATCCCTCCAGGGTGAAGACAAAGAGGAAGATAGCAGCGACCCAACGCCCACGGTCCCTCACCCTGACGACACCAGCGTCGATCTTCCCGCCGTAAGAAGAGCTTTCGCAGCGCTTTGGTCGCTTCCTG GTGAAGCTTTCGAGTCTGCGCTAGTCCACGCTTTGGTGACCCTGGCCGATAACATTGAATTGGATCTGAGGGTATTCGGTATAGTGCCTTCCGACAGCACAGACAGTCTTTTGAACGTGTTTCTAATTGTGTTCGAGATACCGGTGTTGGGCACCGGTGAATATCTCGAATTCGCTCTGCACATGCTGTGTAAAGCGGCCAGCTGTTTGCCAGTCCCGGCTCAAGCGAGGCTAGCTCGAGTTTGGGCAAGACATTGCAAAACGCGGTTGCCGAGTCTCTTGCAAGCTCTTCAGGAACTTATCACAGTCAAg GTAATCGGAGGCTCCTTCACCCGAGATTATTGCGTCCAAGATGCCGACACGATTACCGCACCAACCAAGGTCATGAAGATTATTTATTACGCGAGTATGCTCGCGGGGGAGTTGGACCCACCGGAAGCATGCCGCGACGAAGAAACCATCGATCCGACCGGAATCGACAAAACGGGACAACGGACTACACAATCAACACTCATTTTTCAG GATCCTCTCGCGACTGAACTGGGTATAAGTTCGTTGGATGCGCGGAAGCCTTTGATAAATTTTGGGGACTTCTACAACGAGCTACTGAGTGACAGCGTTGAGATGGACAAAGATTTCGCCTACTACAAAAGCGAGCAGCCAAAGAAATTTAGCTTCATGAATTACGCTTTTATTTTAACGACCGCAACGAAAACGCTTGGGCTTTATTACGACAATCGAATACGCATGTACAGTGAAAGGAGAATAAGCGTTTTTCAAACAATGGTCGGACAACCTACCAATCCATATCTCAGGCTAGAA GTTCGAAGAGATTTTTTGATAGACGATGCTCTAGTGGAATTAGAAATGGTCGCCATGGAAAATCCgaccgatttaaaaaaacaattagtCGTCGAATTCGAGGGCGAACAGGGAGTGGACGAGGGTGGTGTTTCGAAGGAATTTTTCCAACTCGTCGTCGAAGAAATATTCAATCCTGATTATGGAATGTTCACGACACAG GAAGAGACGAAAACTACGTGGTTCAATCCAACGTCATTCGAGAGTGACGCACAGTTTACGTTGATTGGAATAGTACTGGGTCTAGCGATTTACAATAACGTTATACTCGACGTACGCTTCCCGATGGTTGTATACAGAAAATTGTTAGGCCGTAAAGGGGGTTTCGCCGATCTCGAAGACTGGAGTCCAACGCTGTATCGGAGCCTTACCGAAATGCTAAATTACACCGGTGACGACATGGCTGAAACGTTTATGCAAACGTTTAGGGTCGGTTACAA AGATGTATTCGGAACGGTGCTATTTCATGAGCTCCGGGAAAACGGTGATGAGATTTATGTTAATCAAGAAAACAAAGAAGAATTCGCTGAGCTTTATGCCGATTTTTTGCTCAACGGTTCAGTCGAGCGACAGTTCAAAGCTTTCAGGAGAGGTTTCCAAATGGTTACGGACGAGAGTCCCCTCGCACTCTTGTTCAGGCCTGAAGAGATTGAGCAA CTCGTTTGCGGTAGCAAAGTATTTGATTTCGCGGAATTAGAAGCTGCGACCGAGTACGACGGCTACACCGTAGAAAGTGCGGCGGTCAAGAACTTTTGGCGAGTCGCCCACGCCCTGCCGCTCGAAAGTCAACGGAGACTTTTGCAATTCACTACTGGCAGCGATCGCGTCCCCGTTGGTGGATTATCACGGCTCAAAATGGTCATATCACGACACGGTCCTGATTCCGACAG ATTACCGATAGCTCACACATGTTTCAACACGCTTCTATTGCCGGATTACGGAACGATAGAAAAGCTACAAGATCGTCTTTTGAAAgcgattaattattcaatggGTTTTGGCATGTTGTGA
- the LOC122406572 gene encoding sodium- and chloride-dependent glycine transporter 1-like isoform X1, with the protein MEVAYPKIRPGLDCWNNEDKYSVANSQAPLQDGEAEHPERGTWTGKFDFLLSLLGYSVGLGNVWRFPYLCYSNGGGAFLIPFTVMLVIAGLPLMFMELSLGQYASLGPVAAYKRFSPLLRGLGYGMVLISSIVMLYYNLIIAWTLYYIFASVAGGSELPWSTCDFTWSTVDCYEPRAAERCASQNTSYYKLMCVNSSLLEASGVNISTAIRKPPAEEYFNNHVLGISSGIEVTGNIRPAMAACLFLAWVIVFLCLSKGVQSSGKVVYFTALFPYVVLIALFIRGILLPGADEGILYYLTPDWQRLGSAKVWGDAAVQIFFALSPAWGGLITLSSYNKFDNNCYKDSLIVAVSNICTSFFAGLVIFSVIGFLAHELKEDISKVVDQGAGLAFIVYPEVVARLPIAPIWSILFFVMLLTLGLDSQFALMETVTTAILDGIPALRNYKTLVVLATTVFGYSGGIIFTTHAGMYWLQLMDKYAANWSVLLIAITECILVAWVYGADRFLNHVQEMIGPRSKLWCFFWTWMWKIVTPAALFFILVFNWVDNQPLTYGAYEYPTWSYAVGWFIGVLPVVIIIGIALAQLRPRRRKPGYDDEEDDDEEEVATSASEKSKRRNDSVWERARKLLQPTAEWRPASKNSSTPSRTLSHAPSAGQSGGYNSVDTIVLVNGQPMMYEPQRAPGNGKILPGPSILKNSSKADLITSEQV; encoded by the exons ATGGAAGTAGCTTATCCAAAAATACGGCCCGGCCTGGACTGCTGGAAC AACGAGGACAAATATTCGGTGGCCAACAGCCAAGCGCCGCTTCAGGACGGAGAGGCCGAGCATCCGGAGCGCGGCACCTGGACCggtaaattcgattttttactcTCGCTCCTCGGGTACAGCGTCGGATTGGGAAACGTTTGGCGCTTTCCCTATCTCTGTTATTCGAACGGCGGCGGTGCATTTCTCATACCGTTTACGGTTATGCTGGTAATCGCTGGTTTGCCGCTCATGTTCATGGAGCTCTCTCTAG gtcAGTATGCGAGCTTAGGACCGGTAGCCGCTTATAAACGTTTCTCTCCACTTCTCCGAGGCCTTGGGTATGGAATGGTCCTTATCAGTTCGATTGTCATGCTGTACTACAATCTTATTATTGCCTGGACTCTTTACTACATTTTCGCCTCTGTCGCCG GGGGAAGCGAGCTGCCTTGGAGCACTTGCGATTTTACCTGGAGCACGGTGGATTGTTACGAGCCAAGAGCTGCTGAAAGATGCGCGAGTCAAAACACTTCGTACTACAAATTGATGTGCGTCAATTCGAGTCTGCTCGAAGCATCGGGAGTCAACATAAGCACGGCCATCAGGAAACCACCGGCTGAAGAGTATTTCAA CAATCACGTTCTGGGAATCAGCAGTGGAATCGAAGTTACCGGAAACATAAGACCAGCCATGGCGGCCTGTCTCTTCCTCGCTTGGGTCATCGTATTTCTATGCTTGAGCAAAGGTGTTCAGAGCTCCGGAAAAGTCGTCTACTTCACGGCACTATTTCCTTACGTTGTACTC ATCGCGCTCTTCATACGTGGTATTTTGCTTCCGGGAGCTGACGAAGGGATATTGTATTACTTGACACCAGACTGGCAGCGTTTGGGATCGGCCAAAGTGTGGGGTGACGCAGCGGTCCAGATTTTTTTTGCGCTCAGTCCAGCCTGGGGTGGTTTAATAACATTGAGTTCTTACAACAAATTCGACAACAATTGCTACAAAGATTCGTTGATCGTGGCGGTCAGCAACATCTGCACTTCCTTTTTCGCGGGTTTGGTCATATTTTCAGTAATCGGATTTCTCGCTCACGAGTTGAAGGAAGATATTTCGAAGGTGGTCGACCAAGGAGCTGGTTTGGCCTTCATCGTCTACCCGGAAGTCGTCGCCAGACTTCCGATCGCCCCGATCTGGTCGATCCTCTTCTTCGTGATGCTTCTCACCCTCGGTTTGGACTCGCAGTTCGCCCTCATGGAAACCGTCACGACGGCGATACTCGACGGTATCCCCGCACTCAGAAACTACAAGACGCTCGTTGTTCTCGCGACAACAGTTTTTGGCTACAGCGGCGGAATCATTTTCACGACTCAC GCAGGAATGTATTGGCTCCAGTTGATGGATAAATACGCAGCAAATTGGTCGGTCCTCCTGATCGCAATAACCGAATGCATTCTCGTCGCGTGGGTTTACGGAGCAGACAGATTTTTGAACCATGTTCAAGAAATGATTGGACCGAGATCGAAGTTATGGTGTTTCTTCTGGACCTGGATGTGGAAAATAGTGACGCCTGCTGCCCTTTTCTTCATACTCGTATTCAATTGGGTCGACAATCAACCTTTGACGTACGGAGCTTACGAATACCCTACTTGGTCCTATGCCGTGGGTTGGTTCATCGGTGTACTTCCGGTCGTCATTATCATCGGCATCGCTTTG GCCCAGCTGAGACCACGGCGCCGGAAACCTGGTTACGACGACGAGGAGGATGACGACGAGGAAGAGGTCGCGACGAGTGCCAGTGAAAAGTCGAAAAGAAGAAACGATTCGGTGTGGGAAAGGGCACGAAAATTGTTGCAGCCGACCGCAGAGTGGAGACCAGCGTCGAAAAACTCGTCCACCCCTTCGAGAACACTCAGCCATGCTCCATCGGCTG GACAATCCGGAGGATACAATTCCGTGGACACGATTGTGCTGGTAAATGGACAGCCGATGATGTACGAGCCGCAGAGAGCGCCAGGCAATGGAAAAATACTGCCGGGCCCATCGATTTTGAAGAACTCGAGTAAAGCCGACCTCATAACGTCCGAGCAGGTCTGA
- the LOC122406572 gene encoding sodium- and chloride-dependent glycine transporter 2-like isoform X2 produces the protein MEVAYPKIRPGLDCWNNEDKYSVANSQAPLQDGEAEHPERGTWTGKFDFLLSLLGYSVGLGNVWRFPYLCYSNGGGAFLIPFTVMLVIAGLPLMFMELSLGGSELPWSTCDFTWSTVDCYEPRAAERCASQNTSYYKLMCVNSSLLEASGVNISTAIRKPPAEEYFNNHVLGISSGIEVTGNIRPAMAACLFLAWVIVFLCLSKGVQSSGKVVYFTALFPYVVLIALFIRGILLPGADEGILYYLTPDWQRLGSAKVWGDAAVQIFFALSPAWGGLITLSSYNKFDNNCYKDSLIVAVSNICTSFFAGLVIFSVIGFLAHELKEDISKVVDQGAGLAFIVYPEVVARLPIAPIWSILFFVMLLTLGLDSQFALMETVTTAILDGIPALRNYKTLVVLATTVFGYSGGIIFTTHAGMYWLQLMDKYAANWSVLLIAITECILVAWVYGADRFLNHVQEMIGPRSKLWCFFWTWMWKIVTPAALFFILVFNWVDNQPLTYGAYEYPTWSYAVGWFIGVLPVVIIIGIALAQLRPRRRKPGYDDEEDDDEEEVATSASEKSKRRNDSVWERARKLLQPTAEWRPASKNSSTPSRTLSHAPSAGQSGGYNSVDTIVLVNGQPMMYEPQRAPGNGKILPGPSILKNSSKADLITSEQV, from the exons ATGGAAGTAGCTTATCCAAAAATACGGCCCGGCCTGGACTGCTGGAAC AACGAGGACAAATATTCGGTGGCCAACAGCCAAGCGCCGCTTCAGGACGGAGAGGCCGAGCATCCGGAGCGCGGCACCTGGACCggtaaattcgattttttactcTCGCTCCTCGGGTACAGCGTCGGATTGGGAAACGTTTGGCGCTTTCCCTATCTCTGTTATTCGAACGGCGGCGGTGCATTTCTCATACCGTTTACGGTTATGCTGGTAATCGCTGGTTTGCCGCTCATGTTCATGGAGCTCTCTCTAG GGGGAAGCGAGCTGCCTTGGAGCACTTGCGATTTTACCTGGAGCACGGTGGATTGTTACGAGCCAAGAGCTGCTGAAAGATGCGCGAGTCAAAACACTTCGTACTACAAATTGATGTGCGTCAATTCGAGTCTGCTCGAAGCATCGGGAGTCAACATAAGCACGGCCATCAGGAAACCACCGGCTGAAGAGTATTTCAA CAATCACGTTCTGGGAATCAGCAGTGGAATCGAAGTTACCGGAAACATAAGACCAGCCATGGCGGCCTGTCTCTTCCTCGCTTGGGTCATCGTATTTCTATGCTTGAGCAAAGGTGTTCAGAGCTCCGGAAAAGTCGTCTACTTCACGGCACTATTTCCTTACGTTGTACTC ATCGCGCTCTTCATACGTGGTATTTTGCTTCCGGGAGCTGACGAAGGGATATTGTATTACTTGACACCAGACTGGCAGCGTTTGGGATCGGCCAAAGTGTGGGGTGACGCAGCGGTCCAGATTTTTTTTGCGCTCAGTCCAGCCTGGGGTGGTTTAATAACATTGAGTTCTTACAACAAATTCGACAACAATTGCTACAAAGATTCGTTGATCGTGGCGGTCAGCAACATCTGCACTTCCTTTTTCGCGGGTTTGGTCATATTTTCAGTAATCGGATTTCTCGCTCACGAGTTGAAGGAAGATATTTCGAAGGTGGTCGACCAAGGAGCTGGTTTGGCCTTCATCGTCTACCCGGAAGTCGTCGCCAGACTTCCGATCGCCCCGATCTGGTCGATCCTCTTCTTCGTGATGCTTCTCACCCTCGGTTTGGACTCGCAGTTCGCCCTCATGGAAACCGTCACGACGGCGATACTCGACGGTATCCCCGCACTCAGAAACTACAAGACGCTCGTTGTTCTCGCGACAACAGTTTTTGGCTACAGCGGCGGAATCATTTTCACGACTCAC GCAGGAATGTATTGGCTCCAGTTGATGGATAAATACGCAGCAAATTGGTCGGTCCTCCTGATCGCAATAACCGAATGCATTCTCGTCGCGTGGGTTTACGGAGCAGACAGATTTTTGAACCATGTTCAAGAAATGATTGGACCGAGATCGAAGTTATGGTGTTTCTTCTGGACCTGGATGTGGAAAATAGTGACGCCTGCTGCCCTTTTCTTCATACTCGTATTCAATTGGGTCGACAATCAACCTTTGACGTACGGAGCTTACGAATACCCTACTTGGTCCTATGCCGTGGGTTGGTTCATCGGTGTACTTCCGGTCGTCATTATCATCGGCATCGCTTTG GCCCAGCTGAGACCACGGCGCCGGAAACCTGGTTACGACGACGAGGAGGATGACGACGAGGAAGAGGTCGCGACGAGTGCCAGTGAAAAGTCGAAAAGAAGAAACGATTCGGTGTGGGAAAGGGCACGAAAATTGTTGCAGCCGACCGCAGAGTGGAGACCAGCGTCGAAAAACTCGTCCACCCCTTCGAGAACACTCAGCCATGCTCCATCGGCTG GACAATCCGGAGGATACAATTCCGTGGACACGATTGTGCTGGTAAATGGACAGCCGATGATGTACGAGCCGCAGAGAGCGCCAGGCAATGGAAAAATACTGCCGGGCCCATCGATTTTGAAGAACTCGAGTAAAGCCGACCTCATAACGTCCGAGCAGGTCTGA
- the LOC122406573 gene encoding transmembrane reductase CYB561D2-like isoform X2: MSARIAEQTMENRQDQEGKGMPGKIALVFSVLTHVLLLAPVLYIVALYFKEYTFFSWHPICMAVGVGLLMMEAVFTISGEGYLSSKLSRGNRVTLHWILNASGLSLMLIGLIIIVVNKNRHGWNHFVTSHAKLGLSSIIIAIVVAIFGILANNTRWLYPHVRPVLVKVGHAFGGIAITILLLATIINGTYKNSFPGSETGRSLVFAALFIAGVFIIVKPCLGAVARSRVLFKRSKTTSDASDS, translated from the exons TGCACGTATCGCTGAACAAACAATGGAGAATCGTCAAGATCAAGAAGGGAAAGGGATGCCTGGAAAAATAGCTCTCGTGTTTTCAGTCCTCACTCACGTCCTTTTGTTGGCCCCAGTGCTCTACATCGTAGCGTTGTATTTCAAAGAATACACCTTTTTTTCGTGGCATCCAATATGTATGGCCGTTGGC GTTGGGCTGTTGATGATGGAGGCTGTTTTTACGATATCCGGAGAAGGCTACCTGAGCTCAAAACTGTCACGAGGAAATCGCGTGACCTTGCATTGGATTTTGAACGCGAGTGGCCTGAGTTTGATGCTTATAggattaataataatagtagTAAACAAAAATAGACACGGATGGAACCACTTTGTAACGAGCCACGCAAAACTTGGCCTCAGCTCGATTATAATCGCCATTGTCGTAGCGATCTTTGGTATCCTCGCGAACAATACCCGTTGGCTTTATCCTCACGTCAGACCGGTTCTCGTCAAGGTTGGCCATGCATTTGGCGGTATCGCAATAACGATCTTGCTCCTCGCTACCATCATTAATGGCACctataaaaattcgtttccgGGCTCTGAAACCGGAAGAAGCCTCGTCTTCGCTGCGCTCTTCATTGCAGGCGTTTTCATTATTGTTAAACCGTGTCTCGGTGCAGTTGCCAGAAGCAGAGTGCTCTTCAAGAGATCGAAAACCACAAGCGATGCGAGCGACTCGTGA
- the LOC122406573 gene encoding transmembrane reductase CYB561D2-like isoform X3 yields the protein MENRQDQEGKGMPGKIALVFSVLTHVLLLAPVLYIVALYFKEYTFFSWHPICMAVGVGLLMMEAVFTISGEGYLSSKLSRGNRVTLHWILNASGLSLMLIGLIIIVVNKNRHGWNHFVTSHAKLGLSSIIIAIVVAIFGILANNTRWLYPHVRPVLVKVGHAFGGIAITILLLATIINGTYKNSFPGSETGRSLVFAALFIAGVFIIVKPCLGAVARSRVLFKRSKTTSDASDS from the exons ATGGAGAATCGTCAAGATCAAGAAGGGAAAGGGATGCCTGGAAAAATAGCTCTCGTGTTTTCAGTCCTCACTCACGTCCTTTTGTTGGCCCCAGTGCTCTACATCGTAGCGTTGTATTTCAAAGAATACACCTTTTTTTCGTGGCATCCAATATGTATGGCCGTTGGC GTTGGGCTGTTGATGATGGAGGCTGTTTTTACGATATCCGGAGAAGGCTACCTGAGCTCAAAACTGTCACGAGGAAATCGCGTGACCTTGCATTGGATTTTGAACGCGAGTGGCCTGAGTTTGATGCTTATAggattaataataatagtagTAAACAAAAATAGACACGGATGGAACCACTTTGTAACGAGCCACGCAAAACTTGGCCTCAGCTCGATTATAATCGCCATTGTCGTAGCGATCTTTGGTATCCTCGCGAACAATACCCGTTGGCTTTATCCTCACGTCAGACCGGTTCTCGTCAAGGTTGGCCATGCATTTGGCGGTATCGCAATAACGATCTTGCTCCTCGCTACCATCATTAATGGCACctataaaaattcgtttccgGGCTCTGAAACCGGAAGAAGCCTCGTCTTCGCTGCGCTCTTCATTGCAGGCGTTTTCATTATTGTTAAACCGTGTCTCGGTGCAGTTGCCAGAAGCAGAGTGCTCTTCAAGAGATCGAAAACCACAAGCGATGCGAGCGACTCGTGA